In Littorina saxatilis isolate snail1 linkage group LG8, US_GU_Lsax_2.0, whole genome shotgun sequence, a single genomic region encodes these proteins:
- the LOC138974670 gene encoding uncharacterized protein: MEKKKNKRKRKKGQEKVEEEEKKKRKKRKKKKEEEKEEHNKKRNTKKKEGKEKKKKKKKKKKKKKKKKKKKKKKKKKKKKKKKKKKKNEEVEEKEINNSKIKKAQGEEEEKRKKK; this comes from the coding sequence atggagaagaagaagaacaagaggaagagaaagaagggGCAGGAGAAAgtggaagaggaggagaaaaagaagaggaagaagaggaagaaaaagaaggaggaggagaaagaggagcacAATAAGAAGAGGAAtacgaagaagaaagaagggaaggaaaagaagaagaagaagaagaagaagaagaagaagaagaagaagaagaagaagaagaagaagaagaagaagaagaagaagaagaagaagaagaagaagaagaagaagaatgaggaAGTTGAGGAGAAAGAGATAAACAATAGCAAGATAAAGAAGGCGCAGGGGGAAGAGGAGgaaaagaggaagaagaagtgA